The following coding sequences lie in one Phyllopteryx taeniolatus isolate TA_2022b chromosome 4, UOR_Ptae_1.2, whole genome shotgun sequence genomic window:
- the vps54 gene encoding vacuolar protein sorting-associated protein 54 isoform X2, which translates to MAARPISSPVPRPAGRDGIFRKERDPPSPSPSSSRRRTARSLPDVCPKEPTGEGRGLCDDPSVVSEHDRWTVYSSKVNLPAALNDPRLAKRESDFFTKTWGLDFSESEVMPSFCLANVTQEDFSVYLQESAQRERIHERCKTLCPVKDDIVDAISSISTTQEKSRAELDQVPKMFLKPDFALEEPSTFNAVLPWSHFNSGGGRSSRDVASSKLLQEKLSHYLDVVEVSIARQISLRSEAFFNAMSSQHELQDRLKETQKAVAVLRRRTAAIDRVMCQGPLAALRAALTRNNCVKLHNKLKLMAAVHQTQPTVQLLLSTSEFVGALELIATTKEVLQQELQGIHSFRHLGSQLCELEKLIDKMMVEDFSMYARSELNRSLRDDTQLLEKERLQSLVFGLLRQRKLDFLDIYGDEMMAAAKAIVSQCVAERLLSIDDIDTEVVTKLAEQMRLMTFPQWFELLTDIFDCFLIFFQRMKATLNVIQLVVLEVLETNQKTSLVGKSHLEDRQPNEAPGSCGDVTELAYLTHDGPFISDALCSAHPHQDGDAHQATAGTPDAELASREKNFMSGDMMPSDMELNRVLNNIQELLHAASDISHDRCVKVLTARAKDGSLERISSAEFVALSVAVEAFVKDTEELCGRRSVSLRGALQSQADRFVHRFHEERKTKLSLLLDNERWKQAEVPAEFQELVDSMADGAITLSLRKAAGPDDRKPGDFLLVQGHKYAVVGTVLLLIRIFLEYCQCVNDIPAIATDMLTRLADLLKHFNSRSCQLVLGAGALQVVGLKTITTKNLALASRCLQLVMFYIPVIRRHFESKLQPKHFSVLRHFDHITKDYNDHVSEIWAKLVAIMDSVFEKVLTKYEVKAPMPSSCFRNVCKQMVKMHEAINDLLPAEQTLMLFVRINSSLKANLKRQLARLGVVNDGGPQHGLVVVDVAFYTENVQALKNLEAFDLNMAEIWEHKR; encoded by the exons ATGGCGGCTCGCCCCATCTCCTCCCCGGTGCCTCGGCCTGCTGGCCGAGACGGGATCTTCCGCAAGGAGCGGGATCCCCCGTccccttccccctcctcctcccggCGCCGTACTGCCCGCTCGCTACCTGACGTGTGCCCCAAAGAGCCCACTG GTGAGGGGCGGGGCCTGTGCGACGATCCCTCGGTGGTTTCGGAGCACGACCGCTGGACGGTGTACAGTTCCAAGGTCAACCTGCCAGCGGCACTCAACGACCCAAGGCTGGCCAAACGTGAGTCGGACTTCTTCACCAAGACCTGGGGTCTGGACTTCAGCGAGTCGGAGGTGATGCCGTCCTTCTGCCTCGCCAACGTTACGCAGGAAGACTTCAGCGTGTACCTACAGGAGAGCGCGCAG AGGGAAAGGATCCACGAGCGATGTAAGACTCTTTGTCCAGTCAAAGATGACATTGTGGACGCCATCTCCAGCATTAGCACCACGCAAG AAAAGTCCAGAGCAGAATTGGACCAAGTCCCCAAG ATGTTCCTGAAGCCTGACTTTGCCCTGGAAGAGCCGTCGACCTTCAATGCAGTCCTGCCGTGGTCCCACTTCAACAGCggtggtgggcgcagcagccgtGACGTGGCGTCCTCCAAACTGCTGCAAGAGAAG ctGAGTCACTACCTAGACGTGGTGGAGGTTAGCATCGCCCGGCAGATCTCTCTGCGCTCGGAGGCTTTCTTCAACGCCATGTCGTCGCAGCACGAGCTGCAGGACCGCCTGAAGGAGACTCAAAAGGCCGTGGCCGTGCTGCGGCGCCGCACCGCCGCCATCGACCGAGTCATGTGCCAGGGCCCCCTGGCGGCTCTGCGTGCTGCCCTCACACGCAACAACTGCGTCAAGCTGCACAACAAGCTGAAGCTGATGGCGGCCGTGCACCAGACTCAGCCCACCGTGCAGTTGCTGCTCTCAACCTCAGAGTTTGTGGGAGCCCTAGAGCTTATCGCCACCACCAAGGAAGTTCTCCAACAGGAGCTGCAAGGCATCCATAGCTTCAG ACATCTGGGCTCTCAGCTGTgtgagctggagaagctgaTTGACAAGATGATGGTGGAGGATTTCAGCATGTATGCACGCAGTGAGCTCAACCGCAGCCTGAGGGATGACACACAGCTCCTGGAGAAG GAGCGTCTTCAGTCGCTGGTGTTTGGCCTGCTGCGCCAGAGGAAGTTGGACTTTTTGGACATTTACGGTGACGAGATGATGGCAGCGGCCAAGGCCATTGTGTCCCAG TGTGTCGCAGAGCGGCTCCTGTCCATCGATGATATCGACACGGAAGTTGTCACCAA GTTGGCCGAGCAGATGCGTCTGATGACCTTCCCTCAGTGGTTTGAGCTCCTCACGGACATCTTTGACTGCTTCCTGATTTTCTTCCAGAGGATGAAG GCCACTCTCAATGTCATCCAGCTGGTGGTTCTAGAGGTTCTGGAGACCAACCAGAAGACTTCCTTGGTGGGTAAGTCCCACCTGGAGGACCGTCAGCCTAATGAGGCGCCCGGCTCGTGCGGTGACGTCACAGAGTTGGCCTACCTCACACACGACGGCCCGTTCATCAGCGACGCCCTCTGCAGTGCCCACCCCCACCAAGATGGCGATGCACACCAAGCCACAGCCGGAACGCCGGACGCCGAGTTGGCGTCCAGGGAGAAGAACTTCAT GTCCGGTGACATGATGCCGTCTGACATGGAGCTGAACCGTGTGCTGAACAACATCCAGGAGCTTCTGCACGCCGCCTCCGACATTAGCCATGACCGCTGTGTCAAGGTTCTCACTGCCAGAGCCAAG GACGGCTCCCTGGAGCGCATCAGCTCGGCTGAGTTTGTGGCCCTGTCGGTGGCAGTAGAGGCCTTCGTTAAGGACACGGAGGAGCTGTGCGGCAGGCGCAGCGTGTCTCTGCGTGGGGCGCTGCAGAGTCAGGCTGACCGCTTTGTCCACCGCTTCCACGAGGAGCGCAAGACCAAACTCAG TCTCCTGCTGGATAATGAGCGCTGGAAGCAAGCAGAGGTTCCCGCCGAGTTTCAGGAGCTGGTGGACTCCATGGCGGACGGCGCCATCACACTCTCACTACGCAAAGCAGCAG GTCCAGACGACAGGAAGCCGGGCGACTTCTTGCTGGTGCAGGGGCACAAATACGCCGTGGTGGG gACGGTGCTGCTGCTCATCCGGATCTTTCTGGAATACTGCCAGTGCGTCAATGACATCCCGGCCATAGCCACGGACATGTTGACGCGGCTGGCTGACCTCCTCAAG CACTTCAACTCTCGCAGTTGTCAGCTGGTTCTTGGTGCAGGAGCCCTGCAGGTGGTCGGCCTCAAGACCATCACCACCAAAAACCTCG cgTTAGCGTCGCGTTGCCTGCAGCTGGTGATGTTTTACATTCCCGTCATCAGGCGACATTTTGAGAGCAAACTGCAGCCCAAACACTTTAGCGTCCTCAGACACTTTGACCACATCACCAAG GACTACAATGACCACGTGTCTGAGATCTGGGCCAAGCTGGTGGCCATCATGGACAGCGTGTTTGAGAAGGTTCTGACGAAg TATGAGGTGAAGGCCCCGATGCCGTCGTCGTGTTTCCGTAACGTGTGTAAGCAAATGGTCAAGATGCACGAGGCCATCAACGACCTCCTGCCCGCCGAGCAGACACTG atgctCTTTGTCAGGATCAACAGCAGCTTGAAGGCAAACCTGAAGCGGCAGCTGGCTCGACTCGGTGTTGTCAACGATGGCGGGCCACAGCATGG GCTGGTGGTGGTGGACGTGGCCTTCTACACAGAGAACGTGCAGGCCCTCAAGAACTTGGAGGCCTTCGATCTCAACATGGCCGAGATCTGGGAGCACAAGAGGTGA
- the vps54 gene encoding vacuolar protein sorting-associated protein 54 isoform X1 yields MAARPISSPVPRPAGRDGIFRKERDPPSPSPSSSRRRTARSLPDVCPKEPTGEGRGLCDDPSVVSEHDRWTVYSSKVNLPAALNDPRLAKRESDFFTKTWGLDFSESEVMPSFCLANVTQEDFSVYLQESAQRERIHERCKTLCPVKDDIVDAISSISTTQEKSRAELDQVPKMFLKPDFALEEPSTFNAVLPWSHFNSGGGRSSRDVASSKLLQEKLSHYLDVVEVSIARQISLRSEAFFNAMSSQHELQDRLKETQKAVAVLRRRTAAIDRVMCQGPLAALRAALTRNNCVKLHNKLKLMAAVHQTQPTVQLLLSTSEFVGALELIATTKEVLQQELQGIHSFRHLGSQLCELEKLIDKMMVEDFSMYARSELNRSLRDDTQLLEKVHTANTDSHKERLQSLVFGLLRQRKLDFLDIYGDEMMAAAKAIVSQCVAERLLSIDDIDTEVVTKLAEQMRLMTFPQWFELLTDIFDCFLIFFQRMKATLNVIQLVVLEVLETNQKTSLVGKSHLEDRQPNEAPGSCGDVTELAYLTHDGPFISDALCSAHPHQDGDAHQATAGTPDAELASREKNFMSGDMMPSDMELNRVLNNIQELLHAASDISHDRCVKVLTARAKDGSLERISSAEFVALSVAVEAFVKDTEELCGRRSVSLRGALQSQADRFVHRFHEERKTKLSLLLDNERWKQAEVPAEFQELVDSMADGAITLSLRKAAGPDDRKPGDFLLVQGHKYAVVGTVLLLIRIFLEYCQCVNDIPAIATDMLTRLADLLKHFNSRSCQLVLGAGALQVVGLKTITTKNLALASRCLQLVMFYIPVIRRHFESKLQPKHFSVLRHFDHITKDYNDHVSEIWAKLVAIMDSVFEKVLTKYEVKAPMPSSCFRNVCKQMVKMHEAINDLLPAEQTLMLFVRINSSLKANLKRQLARLGVVNDGGPQHGLVVVDVAFYTENVQALKNLEAFDLNMAEIWEHKR; encoded by the exons ATGGCGGCTCGCCCCATCTCCTCCCCGGTGCCTCGGCCTGCTGGCCGAGACGGGATCTTCCGCAAGGAGCGGGATCCCCCGTccccttccccctcctcctcccggCGCCGTACTGCCCGCTCGCTACCTGACGTGTGCCCCAAAGAGCCCACTG GTGAGGGGCGGGGCCTGTGCGACGATCCCTCGGTGGTTTCGGAGCACGACCGCTGGACGGTGTACAGTTCCAAGGTCAACCTGCCAGCGGCACTCAACGACCCAAGGCTGGCCAAACGTGAGTCGGACTTCTTCACCAAGACCTGGGGTCTGGACTTCAGCGAGTCGGAGGTGATGCCGTCCTTCTGCCTCGCCAACGTTACGCAGGAAGACTTCAGCGTGTACCTACAGGAGAGCGCGCAG AGGGAAAGGATCCACGAGCGATGTAAGACTCTTTGTCCAGTCAAAGATGACATTGTGGACGCCATCTCCAGCATTAGCACCACGCAAG AAAAGTCCAGAGCAGAATTGGACCAAGTCCCCAAG ATGTTCCTGAAGCCTGACTTTGCCCTGGAAGAGCCGTCGACCTTCAATGCAGTCCTGCCGTGGTCCCACTTCAACAGCggtggtgggcgcagcagccgtGACGTGGCGTCCTCCAAACTGCTGCAAGAGAAG ctGAGTCACTACCTAGACGTGGTGGAGGTTAGCATCGCCCGGCAGATCTCTCTGCGCTCGGAGGCTTTCTTCAACGCCATGTCGTCGCAGCACGAGCTGCAGGACCGCCTGAAGGAGACTCAAAAGGCCGTGGCCGTGCTGCGGCGCCGCACCGCCGCCATCGACCGAGTCATGTGCCAGGGCCCCCTGGCGGCTCTGCGTGCTGCCCTCACACGCAACAACTGCGTCAAGCTGCACAACAAGCTGAAGCTGATGGCGGCCGTGCACCAGACTCAGCCCACCGTGCAGTTGCTGCTCTCAACCTCAGAGTTTGTGGGAGCCCTAGAGCTTATCGCCACCACCAAGGAAGTTCTCCAACAGGAGCTGCAAGGCATCCATAGCTTCAG ACATCTGGGCTCTCAGCTGTgtgagctggagaagctgaTTGACAAGATGATGGTGGAGGATTTCAGCATGTATGCACGCAGTGAGCTCAACCGCAGCCTGAGGGATGACACACAGCTCCTGGAGAAG GTACACACGGCAAACACTGACTCTCACAAG GAGCGTCTTCAGTCGCTGGTGTTTGGCCTGCTGCGCCAGAGGAAGTTGGACTTTTTGGACATTTACGGTGACGAGATGATGGCAGCGGCCAAGGCCATTGTGTCCCAG TGTGTCGCAGAGCGGCTCCTGTCCATCGATGATATCGACACGGAAGTTGTCACCAA GTTGGCCGAGCAGATGCGTCTGATGACCTTCCCTCAGTGGTTTGAGCTCCTCACGGACATCTTTGACTGCTTCCTGATTTTCTTCCAGAGGATGAAG GCCACTCTCAATGTCATCCAGCTGGTGGTTCTAGAGGTTCTGGAGACCAACCAGAAGACTTCCTTGGTGGGTAAGTCCCACCTGGAGGACCGTCAGCCTAATGAGGCGCCCGGCTCGTGCGGTGACGTCACAGAGTTGGCCTACCTCACACACGACGGCCCGTTCATCAGCGACGCCCTCTGCAGTGCCCACCCCCACCAAGATGGCGATGCACACCAAGCCACAGCCGGAACGCCGGACGCCGAGTTGGCGTCCAGGGAGAAGAACTTCAT GTCCGGTGACATGATGCCGTCTGACATGGAGCTGAACCGTGTGCTGAACAACATCCAGGAGCTTCTGCACGCCGCCTCCGACATTAGCCATGACCGCTGTGTCAAGGTTCTCACTGCCAGAGCCAAG GACGGCTCCCTGGAGCGCATCAGCTCGGCTGAGTTTGTGGCCCTGTCGGTGGCAGTAGAGGCCTTCGTTAAGGACACGGAGGAGCTGTGCGGCAGGCGCAGCGTGTCTCTGCGTGGGGCGCTGCAGAGTCAGGCTGACCGCTTTGTCCACCGCTTCCACGAGGAGCGCAAGACCAAACTCAG TCTCCTGCTGGATAATGAGCGCTGGAAGCAAGCAGAGGTTCCCGCCGAGTTTCAGGAGCTGGTGGACTCCATGGCGGACGGCGCCATCACACTCTCACTACGCAAAGCAGCAG GTCCAGACGACAGGAAGCCGGGCGACTTCTTGCTGGTGCAGGGGCACAAATACGCCGTGGTGGG gACGGTGCTGCTGCTCATCCGGATCTTTCTGGAATACTGCCAGTGCGTCAATGACATCCCGGCCATAGCCACGGACATGTTGACGCGGCTGGCTGACCTCCTCAAG CACTTCAACTCTCGCAGTTGTCAGCTGGTTCTTGGTGCAGGAGCCCTGCAGGTGGTCGGCCTCAAGACCATCACCACCAAAAACCTCG cgTTAGCGTCGCGTTGCCTGCAGCTGGTGATGTTTTACATTCCCGTCATCAGGCGACATTTTGAGAGCAAACTGCAGCCCAAACACTTTAGCGTCCTCAGACACTTTGACCACATCACCAAG GACTACAATGACCACGTGTCTGAGATCTGGGCCAAGCTGGTGGCCATCATGGACAGCGTGTTTGAGAAGGTTCTGACGAAg TATGAGGTGAAGGCCCCGATGCCGTCGTCGTGTTTCCGTAACGTGTGTAAGCAAATGGTCAAGATGCACGAGGCCATCAACGACCTCCTGCCCGCCGAGCAGACACTG atgctCTTTGTCAGGATCAACAGCAGCTTGAAGGCAAACCTGAAGCGGCAGCTGGCTCGACTCGGTGTTGTCAACGATGGCGGGCCACAGCATGG GCTGGTGGTGGTGGACGTGGCCTTCTACACAGAGAACGTGCAGGCCCTCAAGAACTTGGAGGCCTTCGATCTCAACATGGCCGAGATCTGGGAGCACAAGAGGTGA